The DNA sequence CCAGCGCGCAGGAGTTGACCACATCGCCTTCCGCGGGCCGGCCGATCGTCCGGTCCGCGGGCGGCGCCTCTCCGCGCTCCACCCACGTGACCAGGGCGTCGAAGGCCGAGCGGTAGCAGGGCAGGATCGGCCGCAGGTGCTCCGGATAGGCGTCGTACAGCCCGTCGACGTGCGTGCCGTCCTGCACCGTGTAGTAGCGGTGCAGCGCCCCGCGCCCGCTCGCCTCGATCATGCGGTCGTACACGTCGGAGTCGGTGGCCTTGGGCAGCAGCGCGTCCAGATCACCGTGCAGGGTGATCATCGGCCGCCCGATGCGGCCGGTGAGCGCCACCCGTTCCACCGCCCGGTGCACGGACGCGGGGCGCGAGGCGTAGTCGTAGGAGGCGTCGGAGGGACAGGGCGCCAGGATCTGTTCCGTCGTCGAGCCCGCGGACGGACCGGGGCAAGCGGGGTCGTGGGCCGGGTCGAACTCGGCGCGGTAGATCTTCTGCGTGACGCCCCAGTACGCCCTCTCGTGGTACGGCCACAGGAACTCGGATCCGCGCGCGAAGCCCGCCGCGTACATGTCCTCGTCGGTCGCCGCACCGAACATGCGGGCCACCGCCACCGGCAGGGAGGTGAGCGGCTGGCGTCCGTCGGCGGCCCACAGGGTGCCCTCCCAGTCCACGCCGCCGTCGTACAGGTCGGGACGGTTCTCCAGCTGCCAGCGCGTGAGGTAACCGCCGTTGGACACGCCGGTCATGTAGGTGCGGCGCGGGGTGTGTCCGTAGCGGAGGGCCACCGCACGCTGGGCGGCCTCGGTGAGCTGCGTGGTCCGGGTGTGCCACTCGGCGACCGCGTCACCGGGGCGGTTCCCGTCACGGTAGAAGTCGACGCCGTTGTTGCCCTTGTCGGTCGCCGCGTAGGCGTAACCGAGCGCCAGCACCTGGTCGGAGATCGCCTTGTCGGTCGCGTACTGCTTGCGGTTGCCGGGCGCGCCGGTGACGACCAGCCCGCCGTTCCAGCGGTCCGGCAGGCGGATCACGAACTGGGCGTCATGCCGCCAGCCATGGGTGTCGTTGAAGCCGGAGGAGTCCGGGAAGTAGCCGTCGACCTGCATCCCGGGCACACCGGACGGCGACCGGGTGGCCGCGGCGGTCAGCCCCGTCTGGTCGGACAGGTCGGTGTACGGGGTCCCGGCCAGCCCCGTGGTGGTCAGATCGTCCAGGCAGACACTGCGCTGATGGGCGGCGCCGGGCACACGCACCCGGTCCTGGCGCGCGCAGTGGCCGTCCCCGGCCGCGCCGGCCGGAGTCGGAGCGGAGAGGACGGCCGCGGCGAGGACGGCGACGAGCAGGGGAACGCCACGGGAGGGGCGCATGACGGCCTCCGGAAGGACGGACGGCGGACAACGGGCAGGGGTCGAGCGTGGAGCTGCCCCATGGTGAGGGCCCGACCTTGCCGTCATCGATGGGCTGGCGCCATATGGATCAGTGCCCCCACGTGGAGTCACAGCACACGCTAATGACCATTACCCCTGCCCCCGCCGGAGGCCGCGCGTGCTCAGAGCGGCCGTACGGCCATCCGGGCGAGCGCCTCGAGCAGACCGGGCAGCTCCGGCCCACGCCCCACCGGGAGGACTTCGCCGGGCTCCTCGTCGAGCAGCACGAACGCGATGTCGTCCGTCCGGGCGACCAGCGACCAGCCCGGACCGTCGGCCCGCAGGGTGCGCGCGCCGCCGGGAGCGAAGGACGAGCGGACCCGGCCGAGCGGCGGCGGGGACGCCACGTAGGCGCGTGCCTCCGCCAGCGCCCGCCGGATGCCGCTGTGGCCGCCCGGCGCCCCGCCTTCCCGCCTCTCGCCGTCCCCCTCCGCGCGGTCCCCGGTGCCGCCCGGCTCCCCGGCGGCACCGCGCGGCGCCGGGAACGTCGAGTCGTCGACCCGCTCCCGCCAGACCGCCCACTGCAGGGCTATCTCGTCGGCCCCCAGACGGCGCTGCGCCGGACCCCACACACCGGTGTCGGGCGGTGTCAGCGGGGGCCCGGCCGCGGCCTCGGGGCCGGGATCGTGCGGCGCGGGCACGTTCGGCGCCGCGACGGCCACCGACAGGGGCCAGCCGGGCAGCGCGGCGACGACCGTACGCTCGTCCGGCGACAGATCGTGCTCCATGCCGCAGTCCCAGGACGCGATCGCGACGGCGACCAGCGAGACGTCGTCGACGACGACCGTCCACCGTGCGCCCTCGCCGTCCTGGCCGAGCACCAGTCCGTACCCGTCGGCCGTGGGCGGAAGACCGAGCGCCGAGCACGCCTCCGCGTAGTCGTCGCCCAGCACGCTCGGAAACTGCGCCGGCGTCAGCAGCGCCGCCGTGAGCACATAGAGCGCATCGTCCGCGGCGGCGACGGCCTCCTCATCCGTCCCGGCCATCCCAGCCTCCCCATCGGTTCGTCCAACGGCGCGCACCCTATGCCGACCCCGAGCCCCTTGTCACGACCCCCAGGCCGCACCCGGAGCTGCGGCTTTCCGGCCGGAGGGGGCGAACCGGCCCCGTCGGCGGACGGTTCAGGCGGCCGGCAGCCCCAGCAGGGCCCGCGCGACCGCCCCCGGGGACTCGTCCCGCTCCCGCGCGAGCGCGACGACCGCCCGGCACGCCAGCTCGTTCACCCCGAACGACAGCGCCTCCGGCGACACCCAGCCGGTCACCTCCTCGATCCGGTCCTGATCGTCCTCCGCGCAGGCCGAGACGTAGGCCGCCGCGGCCTCGAACAGATTGTGCGGACGCTCCCGCGGCCCGGCCCCCTTCCCCGTGCGCAGACTGCCGAGCACCGCGCTCCCGATCCCCCGAACCCTTCCCCACATACGGTCCACCTTCCCCCTGGGCGATCGACGTCGCCGACCGTTCATCTCCTGCCGCACAACGTAGAGTTGTGTCCTCGGCGGCAGAAGGGGGCGGCACGGTGCGGCGCTTCGAACGGCTGGAACGGATCCGGAGCATGGACCCCTACCGGCAGGCCACGGAG is a window from the Streptomyces capillispiralis genome containing:
- a CDS encoding tannase/feruloyl esterase family alpha/beta hydrolase encodes the protein MRPSRGVPLLVAVLAAAVLSAPTPAGAAGDGHCARQDRVRVPGAAHQRSVCLDDLTTTGLAGTPYTDLSDQTGLTAAATRSPSGVPGMQVDGYFPDSSGFNDTHGWRHDAQFVIRLPDRWNGGLVVTGAPGNRKQYATDKAISDQVLALGYAYAATDKGNNGVDFYRDGNRPGDAVAEWHTRTTQLTEAAQRAVALRYGHTPRRTYMTGVSNGGYLTRWQLENRPDLYDGGVDWEGTLWAADGRQPLTSLPVAVARMFGAATDEDMYAAGFARGSEFLWPYHERAYWGVTQKIYRAEFDPAHDPACPGPSAGSTTEQILAPCPSDASYDYASRPASVHRAVERVALTGRIGRPMITLHGDLDALLPKATDSDVYDRMIEASGRGALHRYYTVQDGTHVDGLYDAYPEHLRPILPCYRSAFDALVTWVERGEAPPADRTIGRPAEGDVVNSCALDAGEAVTR